The DNA window tatatgtgttttgtttgtgtgtttgtctgtgcacTACGTACATACTGTGCCCttggaaggcatcagatcctttggaattGGCTTTATAGCTGGTTGTTacccaccatgttggtgctgggaattgaatcagggttctctggaagaacagccagttctcttaaccactgaggcttTTCTTCAGCTGCTGTGCCATGAAAATTTAACaagttaacaaaacaaataatctcAGCTTTAAATTAATTTATCAGTAGAGAATTTTTACCCaaagtattgtttttgtttaatctttAACCCAGAACCAGTTCTGGGACCCTACATTAACAAATTCTACTAATTTGATCATAGGCCTATGGGAAGCATATTGCAGAACCATCAGTCCATTTATTTTTAGATCTTTCTTATGAAAgcacacattttgtttgtttggtttttttcctttttggggtAGAAAGTTGGTCTAATAGGCAAACAGTAGTAAAACAACTGTCACTAATGGGCTTGTCATTTCTCACAGTAGTTATATTTACAGTACTCTGATACTGAAGAAGGTGGTCAGGGTGGAGCAACCTTATCCGTATACCAATCTCAGTATGAGCAACAATGTGTGGAGAAATTTCACgtgtctttcatttttaataggcACATCATATCTCACTCTGAATATACACAGTATGAACCTGAGGACTGTGAACAGAAGCTACAGGACTCTAATTATCTTACAAGGATAGAAGGATACACAGAAACTCACACTGTGAATGGACCTTCTGAGTGTGAGGTATGTTTAAAATCCTATGGACTGTATCACCTGACTTACAGTGGACATCACAACTATGAATACAAGGAGTGTGGAGGAAGCCAAACTGTACGAAAATGTTATGAATGTAACCAATGTGGTAAAACTTTGAGTTCTTTCAATTCTCttcaaagacatcagaaaattcatattGAAGAAAGACCATATAAGTGTCAACAATGTAGTAAGGCCTTTAGATGTCTCAATGCCCTTCAGtcacatgaaagaattcatactggagaaaaaccttatgaatgtaaacaCTGTGGTACAGCTTTTAGCAGACTTACTCACCTGCGATTACATGAAAaagttcatactggagaaaaacactatgaatgtaaacaatgtgatATAGTTTTCAAATCTCAGAGTTCCtatcatagacataaaataatgcaTGGAGAAACATTTTATAATTGTAAAGAGTGTGGTAAGTCCTTCATTTACCCCTCTTTACTTCAGATGCATGAAAGAACTCACACAGGTGAAAAGCCTTATGAATGTAAACtatgtgggaaagcctttagaTACCATTCTTCCATACGATTACATGAAAGAACTCATAcgggagaaaaaccctatgaatgtaaacactgtggtaaagcctttacacgTCAGAGCTATCTTCAGTTTCATGAAAGAagccacactggagagaaaccctatgaatgtaaagaatgtggtaaagcttttaggCATCACTCTTACCTTCGATTACATGAAAGAagacatactggagagaaaccatatcaGTGCATACAGTGTGGCAGATCCTTCAGCCGACAGAGTTCCTTTAAGAGACATCAGTCTGTTCATGCTGTGGAAAACCCCTATAAGTGTCAACAATATCTACTTCCTTTATCCCTGTTtccttcaaatgcatgaaagaactTACACCAACACCAAGCCTTCTGCATGTGAACAATGTGATAAAATGCTTATCCTAAttcacataaaacacacataagGACTCAAAATAATGACGAGTCTTTAAACAATGTAGTATAGCCTTCAGGGGTCACCAGGACTATAGAACCCCACAACCTGGAAGCAGTTACCAAAGATGATATCTCTTGCCCTTCAACCTCCCATAAAAGTTTGTGGATATCATGTGTCTCAGAGAGAAGTAATGCAGGAAGAAGGCCAGAAAAGAatgactgtgagccacagtaACTTATCTTCAGATCCCAACAACCAAGAAAGGCCAGCACTTGGACTTTGGGGACCATCTTGAGGTTATACAAACTTTTCTAGCAAACATAGGAAATCATTCCCTATAATCACTAGAAGATAGGTCTGCCCTTTTAATGAACTCtccttttttaatgaaaacttatGGATTCAGAGGTACACACTTGAGTCCACTCTTATTCTGTGGAATGTATTCTATGCTGTTATTCCAGTAAATCTATGTATACTCTCAGTattacttctgtgtgtcttactCATTTCTTTGAAATAATCTGTATATCACATCCTGGAcacctccccactccctgggCATAATTTGAGggctttcatacatgtatacaatgtgttgGTTAAATCCTATCCCCACTCTAACCTCTCTAATCCCTCCCAtacttctccctcttttttttaaaaaaaaaaaaacaaaaaaaacaaaaacaaaacaaaacaaaaaaactctgtcCTTGGACTAACTGTAGAaaaggttgactttgaacttaacagagatccccttgcttctgcctccctagtgccgagattagaggtatgtgccaccagaAACATCAGtgtacctttgtgtgtgtgtgtgtgtgtgtgtgtgtgtgtgtgtgttggtgtgtggttTCCACTGAATCCAGATAATAATGCTGTGTTTCTTTATTCCTGGGTTATAGTACCCAACCCAAAGTAACAAATACATCCTTATTCCTACACCTTGCTACCAGTATTGACATTTCTACTCTTCCCAGAAGTTTATTCCATGTGATCTAAGGAAACTGCAAAGACATTTCCTAAAGGAAATGCGAGGTAAGACAGTGCTGATACAGACTCAAGTATCACCAAGACCCCAGAGGTGAGGTACACATTGTGATCTGTGTGGTCTTGAAGACTTGGGTTTTCGGATTCATACAAAGAGATGTGCTTTGAAGTGTATGGATATTGGTGAGTTATAATGGTGGGAGAAACAAAACTAGATCAGACAGAACTAGTGCAGAAACCCTGGTCATAGTGCTGCAGATTATATATTCAAAAGGTATAGGTGAGTGGGCTGTAGAGATTGTTCACtgactaagagcacttgctgttctttggagaacatgggttctgttcccagtccCCAAGTCGCAGCTTATAACTGCCCCAAGTTCCAGGGACTCTAATGCCATCGTCTGGCCTCAATATGCACCTCTACAtatgtggtgtatatacatacatgtaggcatacacagaaaaatttcttaaattacaATTTATTCAATTTTGGGGCTGAATTCTGGGTCAAAAGATTGCCTTCTGTAAATGAACCAGTAATGCCTGATATATCAAAAATTAATACTGATGAAGAAATCCACAGACCCAATAAATTGGAATGATGTACCATGTAAAGTCTATTTTCAGTGTTGAGGTTGAGAATAGTGCCTTTCACTCATAGTACAAGAAACAAATGTCAGGAGCATCAGCGTATATGAAGAGCTCATCAGTTGCCCGTGTCCGCAGGCCAGGTCTTACAGTAGTGGGTGGAGCAGCTCAATTTGAAAACCTGAATTCAGTGGTTTTAATGGGATACTAGAGCGGCAAGTGTCAAGTGTAAATACTAAATTGCAAAGGGCAAAGTGAATGTGCTTATCTGATGACAAGATTGGCAAAGCAATGATTAGAATTGTCTTACTCAGAACTGAAGTGCAGGCACATTCTCAAAGTGTTCCCAGAAATGAAATAGGAAGCCTGGTAAGTCTGTCTAAACTATAGTATATATACCTTGATTTGTAGTCACAGGCACTTTTGACTGAGACTGAGACTTGACTGAAGCAGTAGGCCAGGTCCTCTTGGGTCCCCTGCAATTTTACGTTCCTGTATATGTACatgagtatgtacatgtgagtaaaTGCACCCACAGAAGCTagaggagggcatcagaatcACTAGAGTTGGAGTTATAGTGGGTTCTGAGCCATCCAGTGTAGATTCTGAAGACCAAACGGGTTctttggaagaacaagtgcttataggtgctgagccatctctccagtcctctgttAATCTTTCTCAGATTCTTCCCCATAGGGACCTTTAGTCCTTTACCTGGAACTGTTCCTTGTGAAATAGGACATAGCCAGACCCACAGGTCCTATTGGACCTGGGCTGAATTTGGTCATTATGGGCAATCCTAAATAGTGTGTGGCCCTCCTATTAAAGTAAATGCTTATCAGGGGTGGGGGACAGGCGATTACTGGAATTTCAGCCAACATGCAATTCATACTGGGTCCAAGAAGTCATTATGCAGTTATCTTTCCAAGCACAGAATTTGTAATTGGGATAATTATACTTGGGTATTGGCACAATCTCCATGTTTTCCCTTACCTGTAGGTTGAGGACTATGATGGTTGGAAATGGCTAAATGGAAGCTATTAGAGCTGTGATTACTAGGGAAAATAGTGAATGAAAAACAGTATAGGGAACAACAGCCTTGCTAGTGAGATCTTAGTGATGGTGAGTGGTGCCATGCCCCTTCTGCCTTGAATCCTTTACTCCATACATATTGCATATTATTGACACCATCAAAGACGTGGAAGATGTAGGTGTGGGTGGTTCCCTCCGTACCTCTCTCTAATTATATTATCTGACCTATGCAAAATTGGGGTGGATCTTGAAGAATGAGAGTTTATCATTGTAAACTTGTAATAATGTAATGGGagtggtatgcatgtgtgcctgagcTGGTTCTGAAGACATGTTTCATGAAGAAGTAGCCAGTATGCATATGGTCCCTACTCTTGCTACATTGATTTTTCTTCCCAAGCATACACTAAtggtctcgtgtgtgtgtgtgtgtgtgtgtgtgtgtgtgtgtgtgtgtgtgtgtgtgtgttcattctttATGATTGGTTGGGAAGAAGACTAGGTCCTGGTTTGTAGATGGTTCTGCAAATATACAAGCATCACTCAGAAGTAGACATGCAGCATTACAGTGTCTTTCTTGCACAACTCTGAAGGAATGTACTGAAGGGAAATCTTCACAGTGAGCAGAACTTCAGGCAGTGTACATGGTTGTACATTGCATTTAGAAAAATAGCCAAAGGTGAGACTTACCTATAACTATTGCTTTGGCTGGATGGTCATGAACTTTGATTGGAAAATTAATAAGACATTTGTGGAAGGGTTCATTGAATGTAAACATGAATGGTTCTTTCAGTAGAAATGAACTTAAGTGATTAAGGAGATAGGATGATGTGTTCTGAGGAAAATAGTCTCCTTCACTGGACATCCCAATGAGTATGTGCATAGCCTTGGCATGGTAGCAGAATTGGAGGTTATGAGTGTGCTCAACAACATGGTCTTATGCTCACCTGGCTACAGTGCTCTACAGTGTTATGTATACTGTTGACTTTTCACTGACTTACACAGATCTTTGTCTGAgacctgggatctgaggacctgGAAGAGTGGGGTGGACTACAGTTTAATGCTGTAGACAACATTATTTCAGTTTTGGTGTActtttatacacacatgtaacatTGATCAGTGGAAGATTGTTTGaattcagaaaaacatgtaaataaatgccagtaagcacatactaaatattgACAGAGTGGCCTTTCCCCAGAACTTCCTGAGACCACTTTAAACACAATTGCTGGGCACATACTACAGATTATATCTGGGAAATCATGAAAGCAAGGCAGAAAGCCAAATCCAGATTCAGGTACATTGACCAGATTGGGTTCTATAACTATGTTCTGACATCtaacaagaataaacatgtcttatAATTGAAGTAAATGTAAATGTCATTAGAGGCATGAAATCACAtccaagaacaatccagggaacaaaatACACCTGAGAtaaaaggccctctgccttttttcctggaACCTCTCTCATAGTTCCCCAAGGCATTGTTTACTGTGTGTCATTCTTTTGACTGTGTTCCGACAGTATACCAACAGTATACTGACAGTATACCAATAGTAGAAAGCAATGAGTCTCCAGTATGGCTCCATTCACCATGGTGACCAGGTCTTAGGCAAATTACCTACATTGGACCACTTCTGTCATAGAAGGTGTAGAGTTGTCTCACTGAAATAGATACTTAGGATATGGATCTGCCTTTCCTGCACATAATGCTTCCACTACCATCCAAGGAGCTATAGAATGCCTTATCCTTCATCATGACTTTCCACAAAGCATCACTCATAACTAATTAACTCTCTTTACAATCAAAGAAATGCAgcagtgtgtttgtgtttgtggaaTTTAATTATAGTTCAATGTTCTCTACCATCTCGTAGCAGCTGGCATTATAGGAAAGTAGAATGGCTTCTTATAGACATGGAGTTCCAATTATGAGACAATAACCTGGTGTCTGGATCCAGGTGTCTAGATGGCATTATACTCTCCCAAGTCAGTGTCCAGTGTAGGGTATGGTTTCTCCCATAAACAGGAATAAAGGGTCCAAGATTCAAAGGCAGAAGGGGTATGGCACCACTCACCATCACTAGTGTCTCACTGGCAAAGCTGATGTTCCCCCCAGAACTGTATGGTTTGTGTATGATTTGTGCTGGTTTGTGTATGATTTGTGTATGATAGAAGACTGGTTTCCAGAACAGGGGTTGTATCTGTCAGAAAGTCCAATAAACATTTCATTAACAGCTGCTATTTCCCCTTACACCACTGGGTTCTTGGAGTCCTGAGTCACTAGACTTAAAAAGGAATTACAATGTTACCAAGGGTGATTGGTCCAGATGAGCAGGGAGAAATTTGATACCACTCTGTAATTCAAGTAAGGAAGAGTAAGACTATGCCTCAGGAGGTACTTGAAGGTTTCTCTTAGTGTTGCTGTGTCCTCAGATTAACATCAATCAGAAAGTACAAACCCCTGGCAAGGCAGGGTGATAAATGTCCCAGTGCTTTTGGAAGTAAATGTGTGGGTCATCCCTTCAGAAATGAACTAAGATGAGTTTCAAAGGAATACAGTGTGGATAGAGAAgcaaatagttataattattgtGTATGGTTGAGTGATCCCTGATAGAAGGGAGAATTGTAATTATCAAATGCATTTTGTTAGTCATGTTCATTGATGATGGTCTAGGGTTTAAGAAATAGCTTATTCTTCGTCATTCCTTCTATGCAAGTCTTGCATATAGTAGTGTCCTCCTAATTGAAACATCCCCCCAGGAGAGGGGGAGGCTCAATAGACTCAGGAGGTAAATGTCACATGTCCTCAAAAGATGAAATTACAAGATTCTTTGTAGGCCCTTATGCAGCTTTATAGATAACAGTAAACAACATTTTGGAGTATTGGCTGCAGAGAGATTTCTGGGACCTGTTGCTGCCTGTAGGTTGCACAAAGAGCTATAGGGTCTGAGCTGAGCTTAGCTTTTTGGGATGCAGCTGCTTTATCTCATCCATGATCCTTTAAGTCACCCTGCACCCATGCTCAATACAGTGTTAGTTGTTGTACACTAtatgaaggtgtattgctgtaattggtgtaataaaaagcttaatggccaataactaggcaggaagtataggtaggacttcTGGGGATAGAAAGGAAGAGGAGTTGGAATCTAGGTGTGCAGGAGAAgccaagagacacagagaggaaataggaggtgcaagatggaagagaggtaatgccacatgatagaatgtagattaatataaatgggttaatttaagttataagagctagttaggaacaagcctaagataTAGGCCAGGCTTTcacaataagtctccatgtcattatttgggagctggctaacaggacaggaaaaaaaaaaactctttaaatATGGCACTCAACATGGGCTATGACCACAAGGATAGAGAAGTCACACCAGCTGCCACTGCCGCAGTTGCCCTGTGGGTCTCTCTGTGAGCACTCACAACAGTTGGCTGCTGCTTATGGGACTCTGGAAAATGGGCTTaacaacttcccagagctggggtggtaGGCTAGGCTTTCAGGGAACTGAGGGGGTGAAGTCAGCCACTAGAGCCAAGTGGAAGAGGGCCTAGCTGCCACCTAACAGTTTAAGCTTTGGTCATGGGGTCACACTGTGGGTGCTTAGTAAAGCTAGGTCTAGACTGGCCAAACCTCTAAATAGGTACAGAATGCTTAAAAATAtgcttaaattaaaaagaaagaaaagaataaaatgggtATAAATAgtcagaaaaaaagtttaaaaataaagtcttaaaaaataaagtagtaaaacaaaacaaaacaaaacaaaaaaaaaacaaggcatgtaaggatgggaaatatacaGGTTATCTGAATACTATAtagtgctttgttgactttggaTTTCTGAAATGCTGATGAGTGAATGACAGCTGATGAGAGGCATTGGATTATGAAAGGGACTGCTAAGTTAAACCAGCCTATATTCTTTAGAGATGTCTTGGTTTCAGAATGGAAGTTGAGAAATATGTTGCATTTGgggaggttatgcctttgtttccacaggaacggaaagctatggattccttcaaagttaatagagatcCAACTTGACCGGGGGTTAGGGGGacctcctgaggatcttggctGCAGACACAAGGGAGAAAGGCAAAAAAGACTACAAGACAGGAAGACAGGTTATGTGTATGCTGATCCATCGACATGGAAACAGCTCTGAGATAGGATGAGATGAGATAAAACTTTGTTGTCATTATCCTTTCATATGgatggatagagatttatattacagtttggttttATATAGcccaaacaaacttataaaatTGACtgatgtcttttacctgctcaaacataaaacaaaaaatcatctttagctgacttgtgcatTCCATACTTATGTTAATGCAGATAATATATGTTACCATTAAAAGTttgtgtgcttaaaaaaaaaaaaaaagaccagataCCAATAAAAATAGCCCAGATCATCCAGCCTCTTAGAGTGCCTCTGTTGGCAGTTTCCTCAAATTCTACTTCCagaacttcaaagctgctagctaaGATCTCACAGACTAAGCAGTCAGATCTTCAGATAAGTGCTatactttatctttttctttctttttttctcccagccACTGATAGTTGTTTTTATTGAGTGGAGCCTTAAgtatttttatattgttaaaGATAGATAAATTTAcaaaagaagccaggcggtggtggcacacgcctttaatcctagcactcgggaggcagaagcaggctgtctctgtgagttcaaggccagcctggtctccagagtgaaatccaggaaaggtgcaaagctacacagagaaaccctgtctcaaaaaacaaaaacaaaaaacaaaaaaaaatttacaaaaggaGGTGAAAACACAGTACTGGTACATATGCTAATTCTCCAGAAGATTATGACATAAGAGGATTTTCAAAATAGCAAATTATTATCTTTTTGAATAAACATTACCTTTATATGCTTttgaataaacataaataaaaatgagtgagTCAGAAGTATTATTATATAAATCAAAATGGGTGAGTGAAGTACAAAATAACCTCCAGGACATGAAACTCCATTCAAATATTATTACTGAGGATTTTAAAGAATACCAATTGTAGTAGAAATTTACTCAAGTTATAGTCAATATGAAAAACAGGAATTATTTGTGGGAATACTTAATAGTGTGTGCATTATATATGTATAGGCTATACATTATCTGTAGTTTCTgctttggttttaaatttttattattaagaaattttctattcattttatataccaaccacatattccccactcctccttcctcctcccccccagccttcctccccaacccacctcccattcctacctccaaggcaaggtctcccttggggaaccagcagagcctggtacattcagttgaggcaggtccatcCAAGACCCTCCCTActgcaccaaagctacacaagaagTCCTACCATAGGTACTGGCCTCTAAAAACCCCACTCATcagggatgaatcctgatcccactgcctggggactccctaaacagttcaagctgaacaacagtctcacctatccagaggacctagtccagtcccatgggggctccacagcaattggttcacagttcatgcattttcactagtttggctggccatctctgcacattttcccatcatgatctcaatgtcccttactcatagaatccttcctgtctctcatcgattggacttctggagcttggcctgggtCCTGGCCGTGGatttctacatctgcttccatcagttactggatgaagtctctatgatgacagggtattcactaatctgattactagAGTAGGCCAGTTCCAGTatcctctctactattgctagtagtctaaggtggagtcaaccttgtggattccttggaacttccctagcaccctgtttctccctgttcccatgatgtcttcatatATCACAGTATCTGTTTCcttgctcttccactctgtccctgttgcaGCTCAAACTTCACCTTCCCTTatattctcattccccatcccttgccctccattaacctccctcactcccagtttgttcatgtggatctcataTTTTTCTCCATTGCTGGGTGATCTATTAGGGGTttccttattagctagcttctctggaactgtgagttgtagtctggttatcctttgctttacatatggtaTTCACTCATGAGttagtatataccatgtttgtccttctgagtctgggttacctcactcagaatgatattttctagttccatccatttgcctgcaattttcatgatgtcattgcttttctctgctgagtagtagtactccattgtgtatatgtgccacattttttttaaaatccattttttggttgatgggcatttaggttgtttccaggttcttgttattatgaaaaaaaaaatgcttctatgaacatagttgagcatgtgttcttgtggtatgattgaacattccttgggtatatgcccaagagtggtatagctgggtcttgaggtacattgattcccaattatctgagaaagcaccatactgatttccaaagtggctgtacaagtttgtattcccactaacagtgtagtagtgttccccttgctccacattctctccaacataagctgtcttcagtgttttattttatcttagccattctgacaggtgtaagatggtatctcaagagtcattttttatttgcatttccctgatgactaaggatgttgagcaattccttaaatatctttcagccatttgagattcttctgttgagaattctgtttagctctgtagcccattttttaattggattgttcagtattttgatgtctagtttcttgagttctttatacattttagagatcagccctctgtcagatgtggggttggtgaagatcttttcccattgtcttattgaccatgtcctttcccctacaaaagcttctcagtttcaagaggtcctatttattaatttttgctctcaatgtctgtgctactgatgttatatttaggaaatggtctcctgtgccagtgtgttcaagactgCTTTCtacattctcttctgtcaagttcagagtaactggatttattttgaggtctttgattcattggGGCTTGAGTTTagtgtatggtgacagatatggatctatttgcaatcttctacatgttcacatccagttatgccagcaccatttcttgaagatgctttcttttttccattgtaaagttttagcttctttgtcaaaatccaggtgtttataggtgtgtgggttgATTTCAggatcttcagttcaattccattggtccacatgttggtttttatgccaataccaagcttttttatttttaaactatagctctatagcttgaggtcagggattgtgatgcctctagaggttgctttattgtaaagctatcctgggtttttttgtttttccatatgaagttgagtgttgttctttccaggtctgtgaagaattgtgttgggattttaatggggattgcactgaatctgtagatggtttttgttaagattgccatttttactatgttaatcctatctatccatgagcgtgggagatccttccattttctgataccttctttgatttctttcttcaaagactgaaagttcttatcatacaggtctttcacttgtttggttagagttaccccaaggtattttatattatttgtggctattgtaaagggtgatgtttctctgatttctttctcagctcttttatcatttgtatataggagggctactgattttttttttttaagttaatcttgtatcttgccactttactgaaggtgtttatcagctgtaggaattctatggtagaatttttggggtcacatgCATagtatatcatctgcaaatagtgaaagtttgacttcttcttttccaatctgtatccccatgatctccttttgttgttttattgctttagctagaactttgagtactatgtTGTATAAATATGaggaaagtggacagccttgtcttgttcctgattttagtggaatcgctttgagtttctctccatttaatttgatgttggctgtgggcttgctataaattgcctttattatgtttaggtatgttccatgtattcctgatctctcttgGACCTTTATCAcaaaggagtgttggattttgtcaaaggctttttaagcatctagtgagatgatcatgtgttttttttctttcagtttgtttatatggtgtattacattgacagattttcatatgttgaactatccttgcatccctgggatgaagtctagaACATCTGCATTTTGATCTtgttagaaaaatgtttctgaaacaaggtctcttaCATTGACAGCAGTAACCTTGCTGTCCTCTATATGACACATGCAAAATCTTAAATTGAATGATTGTACCACCTTAGAGTTTCAATTTACCCATTTGAGTCATGGAATTGAATATCTATTGCagtaaaaggaaaatgatttgCATGTGGAGCCAGAATAGAAGAAAGAGTATATTGTATACACTGCTGGGGAAAACAGGGTAGACAATCAGTTGCTGGAATTACCATTATGAAAAATGACTTGATTGTAGCAGGGGGTGTGATTATGCAATTTCCCAACTTGTGCTAATTAATGTCTTGTGAATGATGATAGACCAGACTGGTTGGTGTACACTTTTGGAAGGTTAATTTGCACCAAATGATActgaatttttaattatacaacTCTCCTATGCACTTATATTCAATCCTGCTTGCCTCTGTTATGTCAGCTCAGAGGTTTGAGAAAAAGGCCATTGTGTGTCAGGTTACAGATCTCAGCAGCCAACAGGTGCATATGGGAAAATCAACCTATTTCTTATAAATGACATTCTGTCTATATGAGAAGGGTGTACTATTCTTCAAAGTCAATATAGCtaagtttttatattaaaaatattatttttatcatttaaaatatcacTTCTTGGTATTATTTTTAGCATTTACTTTAAGTGCAT is part of the Onychomys torridus chromosome 17, mOncTor1.1, whole genome shotgun sequence genome and encodes:
- the LOC118568860 gene encoding zinc finger protein 14-like is translated as METAIVGLCRLDQDLVSFEDLAVNFTQEEWDLLDPSQKILYGDVMLETCRNFTAIGYECEDQKSEEHYEDPELNLRHIISHSEYTQYEPEDCEQKLQDSNYLTRIEGYTETHTVNGPSECEVCLKSYGLYHLTYSGHHNYEYKECGGSQTVRKCYECNQCGKTLSSFNSLQRHQKIHIEERPYKCQQCSKAFRCLNALQSHERIHTGEKPYECKHCGTAFSRLTHLRLHEKVHTGEKHYECKQCDIVFKSQSSYHRHKIMHGETFYNCKECGKSFIYPSLLQMHERTHTGEKPYECKLCGKAFRYHSSIRLHERTHTGEKPYECKHCGKAFTRQSYLQFHERSHTGEKPYECKECGKAFRHHSYLRLHERRHTGEKPYQCIQCGRSFSRQSSFKRHQSVHAVENPYKCQQYLLPLSLFPSNA